The following are from one region of the Candidatus Protochlamydia phocaeensis genome:
- a CDS encoding PP2C family serine/threonine-protein phosphatase, with protein MFTEISFSYSDIERNCSEIISQYTKEKETRDSSKEEKIIFVASSRFRESYELQLQGNQMTFRVNGALSSENLQSASQLIQHVVAFAAICGLTDADSKGKTDESCLVEAEKKKKRTTSSTDFSEEGVDVKKSNSLLTPTVARDKRRRNLEKTFNNHGKVYNAGLLFPSRPPRSLSFQLTIASHQGTRDYMEDAGTIKDEKTGLLAAVFDGHCDQGRLSQYAADAFKKEFLTAIEKEPDQISYLFHHFMDRIHREIGSLRLKGGTTAAICYLDKTTNYLYTSTLGDSQAIVFRKQGHAITWFPVSCVRDWSSPKDAKRAVEGLKLYSFKYPYASTIDYPTYLDIGSWTSAKNPKLLRFPPNRFGINVSRSLGDYNNINNWPPIEILSHKPKTTEFLLNADGESEECIVIGTDGIWDYVDMDELSEKVMLPHWGQADLAQRIVTLAVELPTDSEESRDNATAICIHVSPQTKE; from the coding sequence ATGTTTACAGAAATTTCATTTAGCTATTCAGACATTGAACGGAACTGTTCGGAGATCATTTCTCAATATACCAAAGAAAAAGAAACGCGCGATTCTTCTAAAGAAGAGAAAATCATATTTGTTGCAAGCAGCCGTTTTAGAGAAAGCTACGAGCTTCAGTTACAGGGCAATCAAATGACGTTTAGAGTGAATGGGGCCCTCAGTTCCGAGAATTTGCAATCTGCCAGTCAGCTCATTCAGCACGTTGTTGCCTTTGCCGCCATCTGCGGATTGACCGATGCGGACAGCAAAGGAAAAACAGATGAATCATGCTTAGTAGAAGCTGAAAAGAAAAAGAAGCGTACGACAAGCTCAACGGATTTTTCCGAAGAAGGCGTCGATGTAAAAAAATCCAATTCCCTTTTAACCCCCACTGTTGCAAGAGATAAAAGGCGAAGAAACTTGGAAAAAACTTTTAATAACCATGGAAAAGTTTATAACGCCGGCCTGCTTTTTCCCAGCCGCCCACCTCGTTCTTTATCCTTCCAACTAACAATAGCATCCCATCAGGGAACAAGAGACTATATGGAAGATGCCGGAACGATCAAAGATGAGAAAACGGGCCTATTAGCCGCCGTTTTCGACGGCCACTGCGACCAAGGACGGCTTTCCCAATATGCCGCCGATGCATTTAAAAAAGAGTTTTTAACGGCAATTGAAAAAGAGCCGGATCAAATATCTTACCTCTTTCACCATTTCATGGATCGCATTCATCGAGAGATTGGCTCCTTGCGCTTAAAAGGGGGAACGACAGCTGCTATATGCTATCTAGATAAAACGACGAATTATCTCTATACCTCTACTTTAGGGGATTCGCAAGCTATTGTTTTCCGTAAGCAAGGGCATGCGATTACCTGGTTTCCTGTTTCATGCGTCCGCGATTGGTCTAGCCCAAAGGATGCCAAACGGGCTGTAGAGGGGCTTAAGCTCTATTCGTTTAAATATCCCTACGCATCTACTATTGACTATCCCACCTATCTAGATATAGGAAGCTGGACTTCGGCAAAGAATCCCAAGCTGCTGCGTTTTCCGCCTAATCGCTTTGGAATCAATGTCAGCCGCAGCCTAGGGGATTATAATAATATCAATAATTGGCCGCCTATTGAGATTCTGAGCCACAAGCCCAAAACAACCGAATTCTTATTGAACGCAGACGGCGAATCGGAAGAGTGCATTGTCATTGGAACAGACGGAATCTGGGACTATGTCGACATGGATGAATTGAGTGAGAAGGTGATGCTTCCTCATTGGGGACAAGCGGATCTTGCCCAACGCATTGTGACCCTTGCCGTCGAGCTACCCACAGATAGTGAAGAATCCCGCGATAACGCCACGGCCATTTGCATTCATGTCAGCCCGCAAACTAAGGAATAA
- the rfbA gene encoding glucose-1-phosphate thymidylyltransferase RfbA — MKGIVLAGGSGTRLHPLTLGVTKQLLPVYNKPMIYYPLSVLMLAHIQDILIISTPEDMPLFKRLLGDGSQLGVKFSYAIQPKPNGLAEAFIIGKDFIGKDPVCLILGDNIFYGSHLSNLLKSAREKKEGATLFGYEVKDPERYGVVEFDSQGKILSIEEKPKQPKSSIAVTGLYFYDNQVVDIAHGLKPSARGELEITDVNQEYLKRGQASVHVMGRGFTWLDAGTYESLMQASQFVQVIEERQGHCIASLEEIAYHQRFISCEQLKMLGQKLGKSLYGRYLMELAEKGPHHGSH; from the coding sequence ATGAAAGGGATTGTATTAGCTGGAGGAAGCGGGACGCGCCTTCATCCATTGACTTTAGGAGTCACAAAGCAACTATTGCCTGTCTATAATAAACCCATGATTTACTATCCGCTTTCTGTCCTAATGCTGGCACACATTCAGGATATTCTCATCATTTCGACACCGGAAGACATGCCGTTATTTAAGCGGCTCTTAGGGGATGGATCGCAGTTAGGAGTAAAATTCAGCTATGCCATTCAGCCCAAGCCTAATGGATTGGCCGAGGCGTTTATTATTGGAAAAGATTTTATTGGCAAGGATCCGGTTTGCCTCATTTTAGGGGATAATATCTTTTATGGTAGCCATTTAAGCAACTTATTGAAAAGTGCGCGAGAGAAGAAAGAAGGGGCCACTCTATTTGGCTATGAAGTAAAAGATCCGGAAAGATATGGCGTTGTCGAGTTCGATTCCCAAGGAAAAATTTTATCGATTGAGGAAAAGCCCAAGCAGCCCAAATCTTCTATTGCAGTGACAGGGCTTTATTTTTATGATAATCAAGTGGTCGACATTGCGCATGGCTTGAAGCCTTCTGCGAGAGGGGAGCTTGAAATTACCGATGTCAATCAAGAGTATCTAAAACGCGGGCAAGCTTCTGTGCACGTAATGGGCAGAGGATTTACCTGGTTGGATGCCGGAACCTATGAAAGCTTGATGCAAGCAAGCCAATTTGTTCAAGTGATTGAGGAAAGGCAAGGACATTGCATTGCTTCTTTAGAAGAAATTGCTTATCATCAGCGCTTTATTTCTTGCGAGCAGTTGAAGATGCTGGGGCAAAAGCTTGGCAAAAGCTTATATGGGCGTTATTTAATGGAATTAGCAGAAAAAGGGCCACATCATGGAAGTCATTGA
- the galE gene encoding UDP-glucose 4-epimerase GalE, with protein sequence MRRFLIILLNLFLFHSLHGHQSHPGYILVVGGGGFIGSHVNERLHENGYRTIVLDNLSTGNRQAILHGLFIKGDLADEALLDQTFRDYPIDAVMHFAAFKDVGESVSDPLKYYFNNVSYTLNLLQAMLRHGVNKFVFSSSAAIFGLPPIDEVAEDDRPEPINPYGRTKLVVENILRDLDAAYGLRFCALRYFNAAGGDPQGKIKDYQKKAGNLIPIVLRSLQEENGAVKIFGTDYPTPDGTAIRDYIHIEDLSAAHIAALERLLNGAPSGCYNLGNGKGFSVREVIAAAERVTGRKVNTIEGDRRKGDPAILIANSAKAKRELNWEPIYPSIDEMVLHAWQAMQP encoded by the coding sequence ATGCGCCGGTTTTTAATTATTTTATTAAACCTTTTTCTATTTCACTCGCTACATGGCCATCAGTCACATCCCGGTTATATATTGGTTGTGGGGGGAGGTGGGTTTATTGGATCACATGTCAACGAAAGGCTTCATGAAAATGGCTATCGGACGATTGTGCTGGATAACTTAAGCACGGGAAATCGCCAGGCCATTCTCCATGGCCTTTTTATAAAAGGCGATCTTGCCGATGAGGCATTATTGGATCAAACTTTTAGAGATTATCCTATCGATGCCGTCATGCATTTTGCTGCCTTCAAAGATGTAGGAGAGTCCGTATCTGATCCCCTGAAGTATTATTTCAATAATGTTTCCTATACTTTGAATCTCTTGCAGGCCATGCTTCGCCATGGCGTGAATAAATTTGTCTTCTCTTCCTCTGCCGCCATCTTTGGCCTGCCGCCCATCGATGAAGTGGCCGAAGACGACAGGCCCGAGCCGATTAATCCCTATGGGCGCACTAAGCTGGTGGTGGAAAACATTCTGAGAGATTTAGACGCCGCTTATGGGCTGCGCTTTTGCGCTTTGCGCTATTTCAATGCCGCCGGCGGAGATCCACAAGGTAAAATCAAAGACTATCAGAAAAAAGCCGGAAACCTCATTCCCATTGTATTAAGAAGCCTTCAAGAGGAAAATGGAGCCGTCAAAATTTTTGGCACAGACTATCCTACTCCGGATGGGACGGCTATTCGCGATTACATTCACATAGAAGATTTAAGCGCAGCCCATATTGCCGCCTTGGAAAGGCTGTTAAATGGCGCTCCATCCGGCTGTTATAATTTAGGCAATGGAAAAGGCTTCAGCGTTAGGGAAGTCATTGCCGCTGCCGAACGTGTGACCGGCCGAAAAGTCAACACGATTGAGGGCGATAGGCGGAAGGGAGACCCGGCCATTTTGATTGCCAATTCGGCCAAAGCGAAGCGGGAATTAAATTGGGAACCTATCTATCCTTCCATCGATGAGATGGTTCTGCATGCTTGGCAAGCCATGCAGCCTTAA
- the rfbC gene encoding dTDP-4-dehydrorhamnose 3,5-epimerase — translation MEVIDLRLKGLKLIKPKVFKDPRGFFLESFKQPLYEKMGIQEKFAQDNHSFSTKHCIRGMHFQSFPGQAKLVRVAVGKVYDVAVDIRPDSPTYGQWEAVVLDDQEHHQLFIPVGFAHGFCVLSEEAHVMYKVSTPYDPVHEKGFRWNDPQINIQWPTQQPIVSERDQQAPSFKDLPLHTGR, via the coding sequence ATGGAAGTCATTGATTTGCGCTTAAAGGGGCTGAAGCTGATTAAGCCGAAAGTTTTTAAAGATCCGCGCGGTTTTTTTTTAGAAAGCTTTAAGCAGCCTCTTTATGAGAAGATGGGAATTCAGGAAAAATTTGCGCAGGATAACCATTCTTTTTCTACAAAGCATTGCATCCGCGGCATGCATTTTCAATCCTTTCCGGGCCAAGCCAAGCTTGTCAGGGTGGCAGTTGGTAAGGTTTATGATGTCGCTGTAGATATCCGTCCCGACTCTCCGACTTATGGACAATGGGAGGCGGTTGTTTTAGATGATCAAGAGCACCATCAACTCTTTATTCCTGTTGGTTTTGCGCATGGATTTTGCGTATTGAGCGAAGAGGCGCATGTCATGTACAAAGTCAGCACGCCTTACGATCCTGTCCATGAAAAAGGCTTTCGTTGGAATGATCCTCAAATCAATATTCAATGGCCCACTCAGCAGCCCATCGTATCTGAGCGGGATCAACAAGCCCCTTCTTTTAAAGATTTACCTTTGCATACAGGAAGATAG
- a CDS encoding RtcB family protein, producing MFDLKEIQPAVYMLPQTGGMRVPGLVIATPTLLQEMDIDKPLEQVRNVAYLPGIVGYSIAMPDIHWGYGFPIGGVAATDEETGVISPGGVGYDINCGVRLAMAPGQFKDLSEAVKHDLIKTLFKLIPSGVGHEHKGTGLSESDYRSIIEKGARWSIEQGFGLAIDLDHIESHGVISGANLDAVSPLARERGRKQLGSIGSGNHFVEIGEVSQIYLPETAQAWGIEKGQTYILIHSGSRGFGHQICQDTLNSFIKQGFAEDLPDRQLVAAPIKSKAGQTYFQAMAAAANFAFNNRQQILHWVRQAFRTVCRINPEEIQLVYDVCHNIAKFEEYEIEGKKKRLCVHRKGATRAFGPEAKELAPIFRKTGQPVLVPGDMGRASHVMAGLGNPLTWCSACHGAGRARSRVQSLKAWQGRDPISYMYQDKGVRVMASSHRTVAEEMPDAYKDVDAVVEAVQQAGLANMVAKLSPQLVIKG from the coding sequence ATGTTTGATTTAAAGGAAATCCAGCCAGCTGTTTACATGCTTCCTCAAACGGGAGGCATGCGAGTCCCAGGCCTCGTTATCGCCACCCCTACTTTGCTGCAAGAAATGGATATTGACAAGCCATTGGAGCAAGTGCGCAATGTTGCCTATCTGCCGGGCATTGTCGGCTATAGCATCGCCATGCCGGACATTCACTGGGGATATGGCTTTCCTATCGGCGGCGTAGCCGCGACAGACGAAGAGACAGGCGTCATAAGCCCCGGAGGAGTGGGATATGATATTAATTGCGGCGTACGACTGGCAATGGCTCCTGGCCAATTCAAAGATCTTTCAGAAGCAGTCAAGCATGACCTCATTAAGACCCTCTTCAAGCTGATTCCATCGGGCGTGGGGCACGAACATAAAGGGACCGGGCTTAGCGAGTCGGATTATCGCAGTATAATAGAAAAAGGAGCACGCTGGTCAATCGAACAAGGATTTGGATTGGCCATTGACCTGGATCACATCGAAAGCCATGGCGTGATCTCAGGTGCCAATTTAGATGCCGTCTCCCCCCTAGCTAGAGAGCGTGGACGCAAACAGCTGGGATCGATCGGCTCGGGCAATCACTTTGTTGAAATCGGAGAAGTCAGCCAGATTTACCTTCCAGAAACCGCTCAAGCCTGGGGAATAGAAAAAGGGCAAACCTACATTTTAATCCATTCAGGGTCCAGAGGATTCGGCCATCAAATCTGCCAAGACACGTTGAATTCCTTTATTAAGCAAGGATTCGCAGAAGACCTTCCCGACCGGCAGCTCGTTGCCGCACCCATTAAGAGCAAGGCCGGGCAAACCTATTTTCAGGCTATGGCCGCAGCCGCTAATTTTGCCTTTAATAACCGCCAGCAAATTCTGCATTGGGTCAGGCAAGCCTTTAGAACAGTCTGTCGCATCAATCCAGAAGAAATCCAGCTTGTTTATGACGTCTGCCACAACATCGCCAAATTCGAGGAATATGAAATAGAAGGCAAAAAGAAGCGCCTCTGCGTGCATAGAAAAGGAGCGACGCGCGCGTTCGGGCCGGAAGCCAAAGAGCTCGCCCCTATCTTCAGAAAGACCGGGCAGCCTGTCCTAGTGCCGGGAGATATGGGGCGCGCCAGCCATGTCATGGCAGGGCTGGGCAATCCCTTGACTTGGTGCAGCGCATGCCATGGAGCCGGACGGGCAAGAAGCCGCGTGCAGTCTTTAAAGGCTTGGCAAGGCAGGGATCCCATCTCTTACATGTACCAAGACAAAGGCGTCCGCGTCATGGCCTCTTCCCACCGGACAGTTGCCGAAGAGATGCCGGATGCTTATAAAGATGTAGATGCCGTCGTAGAGGCTGTCCAGCAAGCTGGATTAGCCAATATGGTCGCCAAGCTTTCCCCCCAGCTAGTCATCAAGGGATGA
- a CDS encoding glycosyltransferase family 2 protein: protein MINAIRLFFLKKLNGRSIPILCLLYQIGWLVSYFLLGASPLRAEEQMEKDLVIIIPSFNNMEWLESNLDSILAQNYTNYRILYVDDCSNDGTGEAVREWLKDRHVDFREIAFDEGRFEGIPDTTEGFSALVNDENHYFTLIRNQIRCGALTNLYRAIQSCRDHEIVVTVDGDDWLYDADVLKRVNKAYLSGQVWLTHGCLIEYPWGNVTWSEPVPPAIVSQNAFRMVKCPSHLRTFYTWLFKKIKLDDLLYEGRFFPVTWDMAMMFPMIEMAGERHAYLSEVNYVYNMANQLNDNKVNAQLQNELDAFIRHKEPYQRLEQEND, encoded by the coding sequence ATGATTAATGCAATCCGCTTGTTTTTTTTAAAAAAGCTAAACGGCAGGTCAATTCCCATTCTCTGCCTCTTATATCAGATTGGCTGGCTGGTTAGCTATTTTTTGCTCGGCGCTTCCCCTTTAAGGGCGGAAGAACAGATGGAAAAAGATTTGGTGATCATCATTCCTTCTTTCAATAACATGGAATGGTTGGAGTCTAACCTTGATTCCATTTTGGCACAAAATTATACAAATTATCGCATTCTTTATGTGGATGATTGCTCAAACGACGGGACAGGAGAGGCGGTAAGAGAATGGCTTAAAGATCGCCATGTCGATTTTCGCGAAATCGCCTTTGATGAGGGACGTTTTGAAGGAATTCCGGACACAACGGAAGGGTTTTCGGCTTTAGTCAATGACGAAAACCATTATTTTACGTTGATAAGAAACCAAATCCGCTGCGGAGCTTTGACAAACTTATACCGGGCCATTCAAAGTTGCCGCGATCATGAAATAGTCGTCACAGTGGATGGCGATGACTGGCTTTATGATGCGGATGTGCTAAAGCGGGTGAATAAAGCCTATTTATCCGGTCAAGTTTGGCTAACTCATGGATGTTTGATCGAATATCCCTGGGGAAATGTCACCTGGTCAGAGCCTGTTCCTCCTGCCATTGTGAGCCAAAATGCGTTTCGAATGGTTAAATGCCCTTCACATTTGAGGACTTTTTATACGTGGCTATTTAAGAAGATCAAGCTCGACGATCTTTTATATGAGGGGCGCTTCTTTCCCGTGACTTGGGACATGGCGATGATGTTTCCCATGATAGAAATGGCAGGGGAAAGGCATGCCTATTTATCTGAAGTTAATTATGTCTACAATATGGCCAATCAATTGAATGATAATAAGGTGAATGCCCAGCTTCAAAATGAATTGGATGCCTTCATCAGGCATAAAGAGCCTTACCAAAGGCTAGAACAAGAAAACGATTAA
- the rfbD gene encoding dTDP-4-dehydrorhamnose reductase: MKKIWICGAAGMLGSHFTRLLTKRAIPFVANDHQQIDITQLEMVSDFVRTQKISHIINCAAYTQVDKAEVEQKQAYLINAVGPHYLGIAGRRHGARVVHFSTDYVFDGKGRAPYTEEHTCTPMGAYGMSKLAGEVKLLDEHEHSCIIRTSWLFGLPGKNFVDTMLRLMQERDQLRIVSDQIGRPTYCQDLAEATLDLLDEEGIFHFANAFETSWYQFAKEIYRQGKELNFPLKSCAIEPIQTEDYPTPAKRPAYSTLSTKKIERHLGRMPRPWQEALYDYLTTFKRYQETQQLI; this comes from the coding sequence ATGAAAAAAATTTGGATTTGCGGCGCTGCCGGCATGCTAGGATCGCATTTTACGCGCCTATTAACTAAGCGTGCTATTCCTTTTGTTGCCAATGACCATCAACAGATTGATATTACGCAGCTTGAGATGGTTTCCGACTTTGTCAGGACACAAAAAATTTCTCATATCATTAATTGCGCGGCTTATACCCAAGTCGATAAGGCAGAGGTGGAGCAAAAGCAAGCCTACCTGATCAATGCTGTTGGCCCGCATTACCTGGGAATTGCAGGGAGAAGGCATGGCGCACGCGTTGTCCACTTTTCCACCGACTATGTTTTTGATGGGAAGGGCCGCGCTCCTTACACAGAAGAGCATACTTGTACGCCGATGGGGGCTTACGGAATGAGCAAACTGGCTGGAGAAGTCAAATTATTGGATGAGCACGAGCATTCTTGCATCATACGCACATCTTGGCTGTTCGGTTTGCCTGGAAAAAACTTTGTGGATACTATGCTGCGCCTCATGCAAGAGCGAGATCAGCTTCGCATCGTCTCCGACCAGATCGGTAGGCCAACCTATTGTCAGGATTTGGCTGAAGCCACTCTCGATCTGCTCGATGAAGAAGGCATTTTCCACTTTGCCAATGCTTTTGAGACCAGTTGGTATCAATTTGCTAAAGAGATTTATCGGCAGGGCAAGGAATTGAATTTCCCGCTTAAATCTTGTGCAATAGAGCCTATTCAAACAGAGGACTATCCGACGCCAGCCAAGAGACCTGCTTATTCGACGTTAAGCACGAAGAAAATCGAGCGCCATTTGGGCCGGATGCCAAGGCCTTGGCAAGAAGCCTTGTATGATTATTTAACGACATTTAAAAGATATCAAGAAACCCAGCAATTGATATAA
- the rfbB gene encoding dTDP-glucose 4,6-dehydratase → MQTQRNITNILVTGGAGFIGSAFIRYLLSPEAAFKGTCVNLDALTYAGNLENLASVDQDPRYIFEKGDIRNEALVEHLCQEHAIDAIIHFAAESHVDRSILGPQAFIETNILGTFHLLEVVKRNPHIHFHHVSTDEVYGSLGASGYFTEESPYQPNSPYSASKASSDHLVRAYHHTYQLSTCLSNCSNNYGPYHFPEKLIPVMILNCLDRKPLPVYGNGLNVRDWLYVEDHAKALYLLLQYGRKGETYNIGGEAEWRNIDLVHEMIRIIADIQSMPAQELEKLITFVKDRPGHDLRYAIDCSKIKKEIGWGPSHKFPEGLKRTILWYMNNMDWVRRVQTGAYRQWMEVNYVQR, encoded by the coding sequence ATGCAGACACAAAGAAACATCACAAATATTCTCGTTACGGGCGGGGCCGGTTTTATCGGCTCGGCCTTTATCCGTTATCTACTATCTCCTGAAGCAGCTTTTAAGGGGACGTGCGTCAATTTAGATGCCTTAACTTATGCCGGCAATCTGGAGAACTTAGCTTCTGTCGATCAAGACCCGCGCTATATCTTTGAAAAAGGCGATATCCGCAATGAGGCTTTAGTGGAGCATTTATGCCAAGAGCATGCGATTGATGCCATCATTCATTTTGCGGCTGAAAGCCATGTTGACCGCAGCATTTTAGGGCCTCAGGCATTTATTGAAACAAATATCCTGGGAACATTTCATTTGCTCGAAGTCGTCAAGAGAAATCCGCATATTCACTTTCATCATGTCTCCACCGATGAAGTGTACGGATCTCTCGGGGCATCCGGGTACTTTACCGAAGAGTCGCCTTATCAGCCCAATTCTCCCTATTCCGCTTCCAAGGCCTCTTCCGACCACCTTGTCAGGGCTTATCATCATACGTATCAATTGTCCACCTGCCTTTCGAATTGCAGCAACAATTACGGGCCTTACCATTTTCCAGAAAAGCTTATCCCTGTCATGATCCTCAATTGCTTGGATAGAAAACCTCTTCCTGTTTATGGAAATGGCTTGAACGTAAGAGACTGGTTATACGTCGAAGACCATGCTAAGGCCTTATATTTGCTTTTGCAATATGGCCGAAAAGGCGAGACCTATAATATTGGAGGAGAGGCGGAATGGCGCAATATCGACCTTGTGCATGAAATGATCCGCATCATTGCCGATATTCAAAGCATGCCTGCCCAGGAACTTGAAAAATTGATTACCTTTGTCAAGGATAGGCCTGGACATGATTTGCGTTATGCCATTGATTGCTCTAAAATTAAAAAAGAAATCGGCTGGGGCCCTTCGCATAAATTCCCCGAAGGCCTGAAGCGAACCATTCTATGGTATATGAATAACATGGATTGGGTCAGGCGTGTTCAAACCGGCGCTTATCGCCAATGGATGGAAGTCAATTACGTCCAACGATAG
- a CDS encoding glycosyltransferase family 92 protein — MREPLSLPTVRIFFPSHLYRLLLPKLFHACFVCLSLYFLFGLVRLEGKESFFPLIKEEPAFADETVPQYELVICALFHNEAFFLKEWIEFHKLQGVQHFYLYNNLSTDNYLEILTPYIEAGEVDLIDWPVETSNQKDYMNNLQLPVYQHALALVKHKAKWAAFLDLDEFLFPVKHAHLCELLEDYADYAGLAVNWQVYGTSWLDALPPDGLIIENLILKSDERWEMNRIVKLIVQPAYVECIPNPHFFIYKDGCFAVNTSKIPLEPGLIGHPVVIDTVRINHYWFGPYEWFLKNKLPRRQKWGMDLSKETWDGLIQSCNQYKDEAIVRFVPQLKERLFNRQSPTPLE, encoded by the coding sequence ATGCGTGAGCCGCTTTCTCTTCCAACTGTTAGGATTTTTTTTCCTTCTCACCTTTACCGGCTCTTGCTGCCCAAGCTCTTCCATGCCTGCTTTGTGTGCCTTTCTTTATATTTCCTATTCGGCCTTGTGCGATTGGAAGGCAAGGAGAGCTTTTTCCCTCTTATTAAGGAAGAGCCCGCATTCGCCGATGAAACAGTTCCGCAATATGAATTGGTCATTTGCGCGCTTTTTCACAATGAAGCCTTCTTCCTAAAAGAGTGGATTGAATTTCACAAGCTCCAAGGGGTCCAGCATTTTTATCTTTATAATAATTTGAGCACGGACAATTACTTGGAGATTTTAACGCCTTATATTGAAGCGGGCGAGGTGGACCTGATCGATTGGCCTGTCGAAACAAGCAACCAAAAAGATTATATGAATAATCTTCAGCTGCCGGTCTATCAACATGCCCTCGCTCTTGTCAAACATAAGGCCAAATGGGCAGCGTTCCTGGATTTAGATGAATTTCTCTTTCCCGTTAAGCACGCTCATTTGTGCGAACTACTGGAAGACTATGCGGACTACGCCGGTTTAGCTGTTAATTGGCAGGTATATGGCACATCCTGGCTGGATGCCCTGCCGCCGGATGGGCTCATCATTGAGAATCTAATCCTCAAATCAGATGAGCGCTGGGAAATGAACAGGATTGTGAAGTTAATTGTCCAGCCAGCCTATGTCGAATGTATTCCCAATCCACACTTTTTTATTTATAAAGACGGATGCTTTGCCGTCAATACTTCCAAAATCCCTCTCGAACCGGGATTGATCGGGCATCCTGTCGTCATTGATACCGTCCGCATCAATCATTATTGGTTCGGGCCTTATGAATGGTTCCTGAAGAATAAGCTGCCTCGCCGTCAAAAATGGGGAATGGACCTGTCCAAGGAAACTTGGGACGGGCTGATCCAATCCTGCAATCAATACAAAGACGAAGCGATCGTCCGCTTCGTCCCGCAGTTAAAAGAGCGCCTGTTCAATCGACAATCACCCACTCCTCTGGAATGA
- a CDS encoding alpha-1,2-fucosyltransferase, protein MNKMRLWIKKLVVFAFFLPTVLMAQPYVTAHLMGQFGNQLFIMAAAISLALDHGADYTFPDLLSEQMDPVFKIPLNYEKVFYHLNAFKPPEPCDYLYLEPNFSYDPIPYQPNMRLLGWFQSEKYFANHKEEIIDLFSPPPAILEHLQKNYGDILQHPRTVAIHLRSYLKEPLEQRMAYAHLGADYVKKAMSLFPEDALFVVFSNDMEWCKEELSQLALSRSIRFIEGEPHYHDFYLMSLCKHNIICNSSFSWWAAYLNRNPEKIVAAPAAWFSETYIRDTRDLIPEEWVIVD, encoded by the coding sequence ATGAATAAGATGAGACTATGGATTAAAAAATTGGTTGTTTTTGCCTTTTTTCTGCCGACTGTACTAATGGCCCAGCCTTATGTGACAGCCCATTTAATGGGGCAATTCGGCAATCAACTTTTCATTATGGCTGCAGCGATCAGCTTGGCGTTGGACCATGGAGCGGATTATACCTTTCCGGATTTGCTCTCGGAACAGATGGATCCTGTTTTTAAGATTCCTCTTAATTACGAAAAAGTTTTTTACCATTTGAATGCCTTTAAGCCGCCTGAGCCATGCGACTATCTTTATCTAGAGCCGAATTTTTCTTACGATCCTATTCCTTATCAGCCCAACATGCGTTTGCTAGGCTGGTTCCAATCGGAGAAGTACTTTGCCAATCATAAAGAGGAGATCATTGACCTTTTTTCCCCCCCTCCGGCAATTCTAGAGCATCTGCAAAAGAATTATGGCGATATCCTCCAGCATCCTCGAACAGTGGCCATTCATTTGCGCTCTTATTTGAAAGAGCCGCTAGAGCAACGCATGGCCTATGCCCATTTGGGCGCGGATTATGTAAAAAAAGCCATGTCTCTTTTCCCTGAGGATGCCCTTTTTGTCGTGTTCTCAAATGATATGGAATGGTGCAAAGAAGAACTCAGTCAGCTGGCTTTGTCGAGATCCATCCGCTTTATAGAAGGCGAGCCTCATTACCATGATTTCTACCTAATGAGCCTGTGCAAGCATAACATTATTTGCAATTCGAGCTTCTCCTGGTGGGCTGCCTACTTGAACCGCAATCCAGAGAAAATTGTGGCCGCTCCTGCCGCCTGGTTTAGCGAGACCTATATCCGGGACACGAGAGACCTCATTCCAGAGGAGTGGGTGATTGTCGATTGA